A section of the Drosophila subobscura isolate 14011-0131.10 chromosome A, UCBerk_Dsub_1.0, whole genome shotgun sequence genome encodes:
- the LOC117895794 gene encoding uncharacterized protein LOC117895794, protein MRDYPSVPSVFRVASTHSINSESPYNNVQPIMHPTKISSSICHSIEQQQHQQPHQLTTSASIEHSYPSQQQQQQEQQEHSPYATLPRGQRFAMPPHPYPQRQQQQQQQQQQNTGVINTISGSIPATGFGSDLQLQQQQQQTHGFSSLSSLASGSYLWLLTPVAASISVAIVIAALAGPQWLFTEEKLPNVNYNGTANFNALDDGAYITKYTKSSLWILCTTLPGLDVDSYNCIKIDYFPNEGYQPDPHDSTPAIPYTVTKSCPIFLAAGVFLVISFIVFLIPTCSHQNNLFYFSAGILFIVSGLVMLIGLIAYISILKAEIGSKLRPRSTLQPALFKVTYGQSFFLFVFGFIVTEFVGVLNIFLFINLQEISYYGRLPCFSVANINAKIKEGQQQQQQQQLQHPLSHSYKRYKQPGVQQQTGSQDTLNQVHLPANHQQQSQSQPHESYQPQVLRALRANTAVGRQHQVHDAARNPGQTQTLPGGYACRKHPNVASNLNLYFHNDLERRFYFEKPAVSKCNLHSRSFAKSLNELSGPTVGPVAPLTLPAPALFADLPQEFPLTRSVSTTTDIYSTPPTGAAAAAVAPHTGQLKRKQHRNMATNTHNMQPQDQSQSQSQDQSRLCGLKRGLRKTKDELFQEFCRRAGVLGRAKPKNIYYISGGEEEEEQLQQRIDPETTVRQDDDDADGDDHGFRQFRCGGMDEDQLYVVGDHAQLVGPRRASMCPLEAPLGHPLRKLNSNLSLHNETAWPGAAFASGQLRLMPPEQAQSRTLPRCFMRQSSAAAAAAAGSQDSLGSLQSGISFNAGASQQRFNHLMLQHQQQLQQQNRYLSTLTLPRPAEEQQQQQQQLPPKTQVVQWPAAIPSSPSNYGHGGYQQHPQPLYPATSVAVNAAPGAAPGAAHPPKFQRGYAFDDAQRRASFAVSDAAFDLDEIERERRRSHASLFGQNLDPYDLINGTAV, encoded by the exons ATGAGGGACTATCCATCGGTGCCCAGTGTATTCCGCGTGGCCTCCACGCACAGCATCAACAGCGAGAGTCCCTACAACAATGTGCAGCCGATAATGCATCCAACGAAgataagcagcagcatttgccacagcattgagcagcagcagcatcagcagccccATCAATTGACCACCAGTGCATCCATAGAGCACAGTTATccgtcacagcagcagcagcaacaggagcaacaggagcaCTCACCCTATGCCACATTGCCGCGTGGCCAGAGATTTGCCATGCCACCACATCCGTAtccacagagacagcagcagcagcagcagcagcagcagcagaatacTGGCGTGATCAATACCATTTCGGGCAGCATTCCCGCCACTGGCTTTGGCAGCGATCTGCAGCTC cagcagcagcagcagcagacacatgGATTCAGCAGTCTGAGCAGCCTGGCCAGTGGCAGTTACCTGTGGCTCCTTACACCTGTTGCCGCCAG CATATCCGTTGCCATTGTGATTGCCGCTTTGGCCGGGCCCCAGTGGCTCTTCACCGAGGAGAAGCTGCCGAATGTCAACTACAATGGAACGGCCAATTTCAATGCCCTGGACGATGGCGCCTACATCACCAAGTACACAAAGTCCAGTCTCTGGATACTGTGCACAACGTTGCCAG gCCTCGATGTGGACTCGtataattgcattaaaattgattatttCCCCAACGAGGGCTACCAGCCGGATCCGCATGACTCGACGCCAGCGATACCCT ACACGGTGACCAAGTCATGCCCCAtctttctggctgctggcgtcTTTCTGGTCATCAGCTTCATTGTGTTCCTCATACCCACATGCTCGCACCAGAATAATCTCTTCTACTTCAGTGCCGGCATCCTCTTCATTGTCAGCG GTTTGGTCATGCTCATCGGACTGATTGCGTACATATCCATACTGAAGGCGGAGATTGGATCGAAGCTGCGGCCACGCTCCACCCTGCAGCCGGCCCTGTTTAAGGTCACCTACGGCCAGAgcttctttctgtttgtttttggcttcaTCGTCACGGAGTTTGTGGGTGTCCTGAACATCTTTCTGTTCATCAATCTGCAGGAGATCAGCTACTATGGT CGCCTGCCCTGCTTCAGTGTGGCAAATATCAATGCCAAAATCAAGGagggacagcaacagcagcagcagcagcagctacagcatcCACTGAGTCACTCCTACAAGCGATACAAGCAGCCCGgagtccagcagcagacaggcagtcAGGATACACTGAACCAAGTCCATCTTCCAGCcaatcatcagcagcagtcgcagtcgcagccgcatgAATCGTATCAGCCGCAGGTGCTAAGAGCACTCAGGGCCAACACCGCTGTGGGCAGACAGCATCAGGTGCACGATGCCGCACGCAATCCCGGCCAGACGCAGACCCTGCCAGGGGGCTATGCCTGCCGCAAGCATCCGAATGTGGCCTCCAATCTGAATCTCTATTTTCACAACGATCTGGAGCGTCG cttttaCTTTGAGAAGCCGGCGGTGTCCAAGTGCAATCTCCATTCGCGCAGCTTTGCCAAATCGTTGAACGAGCTGTCCGGGCCGACGGTTGGGCCTGTGGCGCCGCTAACGCTGCCGGCTCCTGCTCTGTTCGCCGATCTGCCGCAGGAGTTTCCGCTCACTCGCTCCGTGTCCACCACCACGGACATTTACAGCACGCCGCCGAcaggagcggctgctgctgctgtagcacCCCACACGGGCCAGCTGAAGCGCAAGCAGCACCGCAACATGGCCACCAATACGCACAACATGCAGCCGCAGGatcagtcccagtcgcagtcgcaggaTCAGTCCCGTCTATGCGGCCTCAAGCGCGGCCTGCGCAAGACCAAGGACGAGCTCTTCCAGGAGTTCTGTCGCCGGGCTGGCGTCCTGGGGCGTGCCAAGCCGAAGAATATCTACTACATCAGTGgcggcgaggaggaggaggagcagctgcagcagcgcatcgATCCGGAGACGACTGTGCGGCAGGATGACGACGATGCGGATGGCGATGATCACGGCTTCCGGCAGTTCCGCTGTGGCGGCATGGACGAGGACCAGCTCTACGTTGTCGGAG ATCACGCCCAGCTGGTGGGCCCACGACGCGCCTCGATGTGCCCCCTGGAGGCTCCTCTGGGCCATCCGCTGCGCAAACTCAATTCGAATCTCTCGCTGCACAACGAGACGGCCTGGCCGGGCGCCGCCTTCGCCTCGGGGCAGCTGAGACTGATGCCCCCCGAGCAGGCGCAGAGTCGCACCCTGCCACGTTGCTTCATGCGACAGTCGTCGgccgcggcggcggcggctgccggCAGCCAGGACAGTCTCGGCTCGCTGCAGAGCGGCATCAGCTTCAATGCAGGCGCCAGTCAGCAGCGATTCAATCACCTGatgctgcagcatcagcagcagttgcagcagcagaatcgcTACCTCTCCACCCTGACGCTGCCCAGgccagcggaggagcagcagcagcagcagcagcagctgccacccaAGACTCAGGTGGTTCAATGGCCAGCGGCCATACCATCGTCGCCCTCGAACTACGGCCATGGGGGAtaccagcagcatccacagccgCTGTATCCAGCGACGAGTGTGGCAGTGAATGCGGCTCCAGGTGCCGCTCCAGGTGCTGCTCATCCACCGAAATTCCAGCGTGGCTATGCCTTTGACGATGCCCAGAGGCGGGCCAGTTTCGCGGTCAGCGATGCCGCCTTCGATTTGGACGAGATCGAGCGAGAGCGTCGACGCTCCCATGCGAGTCTCTTTGGCCAGAATCTCGATCCCTACGATCTGATCAATGGCACAGCGGTCTAG
- the LOC117903486 gene encoding sentrin-specific protease 8: MRSTAKRQTTAAATAKKQPQQMGSSTSKELMKTQPSTMGITLASKVKGQHTPVAAARSSEVGAGDGLAKSGKDRLVTLRFQDISLLHADVKLLQERSCGMNERLVAFYFAYLQHRRYKRQSQVYFMQPSLVQSLRRQSQRALKRELCQRGLHETRFILLPLCSAPGSFNLDHEHWSLLLISRPERRLYYYDSMDNSHKQLAGALQQCLCVPLALTGFSLVVGRCLQQAHDEQHQSGIHLMCMADHVADYVLRCGYASSSLLIARDYVQGMRTVVLQQIQCMGGMLPNQKRSSSEA, from the coding sequence ATGCGTAGCACTGCGAAGCgtcaaacaacagcagcagcaacggccaagaagcagccacagcagatgGGTTCCTCCACGAGCAAGGAGCTGATGAAGACACAGCCTTCGACAATGGGCATCACTTTGGCCAGCAAAGTCAAGGGACAGCATACAccggtggctgctgcaagaAGCTCAGAAGTTGGTGCCGGCGATGGGCTGGCAAAGAGCGGAAAGGATCGCTTGGTGACGCTGCGCTTTCAGGACATCTCGCTGCTGCATGCGGACGTGAAGTTGCTGCAGGAGCGTAGCTGCGGCATGAACGAGCGGCTGGTCGCCTTCTACTTTGCGTATCTGCAGCACAGACGCTACAAGCGGCAGTCGCAGGTGTACTTCATGCAGCCGTCGCTGGTGCAGAGCCTGCGCCGGCAGAGCCAGCGTGCCCTGAAGCGCGAACTGTGCCAGCGCGGCCTGCACGAAACAAGGTTcatcctgctgccgctgtgcagTGCGCCAGGCTCCTTTAACCTGGACCACGAGCACTGGTCCCTGCTGCTGATCTCCCGGCCGGAGCGCAGATTGTATTACTACGATTCGATGGacaacagccacaagcagCTGGCCGGCGCCCTGCAACAGTGTCTGTGCGTGCCGCTGGCCCTCACCGGGTTCAGCCTGGTTGTGGGTCGCTGCCTGCAGCAGGCGCACGACGAGCAACACCAGTCGGGCATCCATTTGATGTGCATGGCCGACCATGTGGCTGACTATGTGCTGCGCTGTGGCTACGCCTCGAGCAGCCTGCTCATCGCGCGCGACTATGTGCAGGGCATGCGCACAGTTGTCCTTCAGCAGATCCAGTGCATGGGCGGAATGCTGCCCAACCAGAAGCGCAGCTCCTCTGAAGCTTGA